Proteins encoded in a region of the Diospyros lotus cultivar Yz01 chromosome 9, ASM1463336v1, whole genome shotgun sequence genome:
- the LOC127809467 gene encoding WUSCHEL-related homeobox 6-like, with protein sequence MMMGCCSGDGAESKKSDDGHSHNYKKSINGRKLRPLMPRLPTHSAAQPNLFTSNDHHPRPVTTMKKRSNKADTNTVPLVSARWCPTPEQLHDLEEMYWSGIRTPTADQIQQIAEKLRRFGRIEGKNVFYWFQNHKARERQKRRRLLESVASQQQPPCYIECNLERNEKGFEVVQAKKRVTSSNGSTLSEESVSKGREVPSKSSTEDYYWLQLKERELMQQRSSSNSSTKTKDFSCPLSETQVVNVTNFEEEDDQRRREAQTLHLFPLDHGSSSGIFKSKTTITKKPPVPLAAMDAGFSTPRLQFYQFLPLKN encoded by the exons ATGATGATGGGCTGCTGCAGTGGTGATGGTGCTGAATCAAAGAAGTCAGATGATGGTCATTcacataattataaaaagtCTATCAATGGCCGGAAACTTCGCCCCCTCATGCCACGGCTTCCCACACACTCCGCCGCGCAGCCCAACCTTTTCACCTCCAACGATCACCATCCTCGTCCTG TTACTACCATGAAGAAGAGAAGTAATAAGGCAGATACCAACACAGTGCCATTGGTGAGTGCAAGGTGGTGTCCGACACCGGAGCAGCTCCATGACCTAGAAGAGATGTATTGGAGCGGAATCCGAACGCCGACGGCCGATCAAATCCAGCAAATTGCTGAAAAGCTCCGGCGTTTCGGTAGGATTGAAGGGAAGAATGTGTTCTACTGGTTTCAGAATCACAAGGCCAGAGAGAGGCAGAAGCGCCGGCGGTTACTGGAATCAGTAGCTTCACAACAGCAGCCGCCATGTTATATAGAGTGCAAtcttgaaagaaatgaaaaag GTTTTGAGGTTGTACAGGCAAAGAAGAGGGTAACTTCTTCGAATGGCAGTACACTTTCAGAG gaatcTGTATCAAAGGGTAGAGAAGTTCCATCAAAAAGTAGCACAGAGGACTACTACTGGCTTCAATTAAAGGAGAGGGAATTAATGCAGCAaagaagcagcagcaacagTAGCACAAAAACCAAGGATTTCTCTTGCCCTTTGTCGGAGACACAAGTAGTCAATGTCACCAACTTTGAGGAGGAGGatgatcaaagaagaagagaagctcAAACGCTTCACCTTTTTCCACTTGATCATGGCAGTAGCAGCGggatatttaaaagtaaaaccACGATCACCAAGAAACCTCCAGTGCCTTTGGCAGCCATGGACGCCGGCTTCAGTACTCCAAGATTACAGTTCTATCAGTTTCTTCCACTGAAGAACTGA
- the LOC127809895 gene encoding uncharacterized protein LOC127809895, translating into MSPQGTLNGSAALDGVHGVHLVPHSPFALEEINQHGDIHQPMCGNSLFGAGQRPTVQRVWEQRPACLRPVHCSLNGDRSIAETIANVITSLPFVALGLQAPRKNLNCKLYANSLIGVGVASSLYHVSRGKLRRYLRWADYTMIATATVCLSRALSNENPKLLMAASAVFLPVQPLMVSAVHTGLMEVAFAKRALQDPELRMAHNLHKMSSLLGGALFIADDVFPETPYLHAAWHLAAAVGVSTCNELLR; encoded by the exons ATGAGTCCCCAGGGTACATTGAACGGCAGTGCAGCCCTAGATGGTGTGCATGGAGTGCATCTTGTGCCTCACTCGCCATTTGCATtagaagagataaaccaacatggGGACATTCATCAGCCAATGTGTGGAAATTCTCTTTTTGGAGCTGGTCAGCGTCCGACAGTTCA GAGAGTATGGGAGCAAAGACCTGCTTGTCTGAGGCCAGTTCATTGTAGTCTGAATG GTGATAGGAGCATTGCAGAAACAATTGCTAATGTGATTACTTCACTTCCTTTTGTTGCTCTTGGACTCCAGGCTCCAAG GAAGAATCTGAACTGCAAGCTCTATGCTAATTCATTAATTGGAGTTGGAGTTGCCTCAAGTTTGTACCATGTTTCAAGAGGAAAACTGAGAAGGTATCTGAGATGGGCTGATTATACTATGATAGCCACAGCAACAGTG TGTCTGTCAAGAGCCCTGAGTAATGAGAACCCAAAGTTGCTGATGGCTGCATCTGCAGTGTTTCTCCCAGTGCAGCCGCTCATGGTTTCAGCTGTCCACACTGGGTTGATGGAG GTAGCCTTTGCAAAAAGAGCATTGCAAGATCCAGAGCTGAGGATGGCTCACAATTTGCACAAGATGTCGTCGCTTTTAGGAGGCGCCCTTTTCATTGCCGACGACGTCTTCCCGGAAACTCCATACCTTCATGCTGCTTGGCATCTCGCTGCAGCTGTAGGTGTTAGTACTTGTAACGAGCTTCTCAGGTAG